In Mixophyes fleayi isolate aMixFle1 chromosome 4, aMixFle1.hap1, whole genome shotgun sequence, the following proteins share a genomic window:
- the LIN7A gene encoding protein lin-7 homolog A isoform X1, whose amino-acid sequence MATVVQPLTLDRDVTRAIELLEKLETSGEVPVHKLQSLKKVLQSEFCTAIREVYQYMHETIPLNGCPEFRARATAKATVAAFAASEGHSHPRVVELPKTDEGLGFNVMGGKEQNSPIYISRIIPGGVAERQGGLKRGDQLLSVNGVSVEGEHHEKAVELLKAAKDSVKLVVRYTPKVLDEMEARFEKLRTARRRQQQQILIQQQQQQQQQQQQQQTQQNHMSFFSRKKH is encoded by the exons ATGTTACAAGAGCTATAGAATTGCTGGAGAAATTGGAGACATCGGGAGAAGTGCCAGTACACAAATTACAGTCCCTAAAGAAAGTACTGCAGAGTGAATTCTGCACCGCCATAAGAGAA GTATATCAGTACATGCATGAAACCATTCCTCTAAACGGCTGTCCAGAGTTCCGTGCTCGTGCTACTGCAAAG GCAACAGTCGCTGCATTTGCTGCTAGTGAAGGTCATTCTCACCCTCGTGTAGTGGAGTTGCCAAAAACTGATGAAGGACTTGGCTTCAACGTTATGGGAGGAAAGGAGCAGAATTCTCCAATTTACATCAGCCGCATCATTCCGGGAGGCGTGGCGGAGCGACAAGGAGGACTGAAGCGGGGAGACCAGCTACTTTCAGTAAATGGAGTG AGTGTGGAAGGGGAACATCATGAGAAGGCTGTGGAGCTGCTGAAGGCTGCAAAAGACAGTGTTAAGCTTGTAGTGCGATACACACCCAAGGTGTTGGATGAAATGGAGGCTCGTTTTGAGAAGCTGAGGACCGCTAGGCGCCGGCAGCAACAGCAGATACTaattcagcagcagcagcagcagcagcaacaacaacaacaacaacagacacAGCAAAATCATATGTC GTTTTTCTCAAGAAAGAAGCACTGA
- the LIN7A gene encoding protein lin-7 homolog A isoform X2 — translation MATVVQPLTLDRDVTRAIELLEKLETSGEVPVHKLQSLKKVLQSEFCTAIREVYQYMHETIPLNGCPEFRARATAKATVAAFAASEGHSHPRVVELPKTDEGLGFNVMGGKEQNSPIYISRIIPGGVAERQGGLKRGDQLLSVNGVSVEGEHHEKAVELLKAAKDSVKLVVRYTPKVLDEMEARFEKLRTARRRQQQQILIQQQQQQQQQQQQQQTQQNHMS, via the exons ATGTTACAAGAGCTATAGAATTGCTGGAGAAATTGGAGACATCGGGAGAAGTGCCAGTACACAAATTACAGTCCCTAAAGAAAGTACTGCAGAGTGAATTCTGCACCGCCATAAGAGAA GTATATCAGTACATGCATGAAACCATTCCTCTAAACGGCTGTCCAGAGTTCCGTGCTCGTGCTACTGCAAAG GCAACAGTCGCTGCATTTGCTGCTAGTGAAGGTCATTCTCACCCTCGTGTAGTGGAGTTGCCAAAAACTGATGAAGGACTTGGCTTCAACGTTATGGGAGGAAAGGAGCAGAATTCTCCAATTTACATCAGCCGCATCATTCCGGGAGGCGTGGCGGAGCGACAAGGAGGACTGAAGCGGGGAGACCAGCTACTTTCAGTAAATGGAGTG AGTGTGGAAGGGGAACATCATGAGAAGGCTGTGGAGCTGCTGAAGGCTGCAAAAGACAGTGTTAAGCTTGTAGTGCGATACACACCCAAGGTGTTGGATGAAATGGAGGCTCGTTTTGAGAAGCTGAGGACCGCTAGGCGCCGGCAGCAACAGCAGATACTaattcagcagcagcagcagcagcagcaacaacaacaacaacaacagacacAGCAAAATCATATGTCGTAG